Proteins from a genomic interval of Helicoverpa zea isolate HzStark_Cry1AcR chromosome 31, ilHelZeax1.1, whole genome shotgun sequence:
- the LOC124644972 gene encoding phytanoyl-CoA dioxygenase domain-containing protein 1, translating into MHDTIRHQLEQDGYTILEDFLRPAECDEMLEAGRELTKSIPSKEDRVIFSTINSAEKPHLKEDYFLNSNDNISYFFEDAAVKPDGELTVDPSISLNKVGHALHLQHPIFRCYTYSERVKTVCRELGFQEPAVVQSMYIYKNPGIGGEVTPHQDATYLYTEPVPPIGFWIALEDATVQNGCLWMVRGSHTSGVHRRLIRNPDKTSPETLIYDRPAPVYPQSCFTPIPVSRGTCVLIHGNVVHKSAPNKSEKSRHAYTFHVIEKKNNKFSEDNWLQEGEKAPFVNIYTTPQMI; encoded by the exons ATGCACGACACAATACGCCATCAG TTAGAACAAGACGGCTATACGATCTTAGAAGACTTCCTGCGACCAGCGGAATGTGACGAGATGCTGGAAGCCGGGAGGGAGCTTACCAAGAGTATACCTTCCAAAGAAGACAGGGTCATATTCTCCACTATCAACTCCGCTGAGAAACCG CATCTGAAAGAAGACTACTTTCTAAACAGCAACGACAACATAAGCTACTTCTTCGAGGACGCCGCAGTCAAACCCGACGGGGAGCTCACCGTCGACCCTAGCATATCATTAAACAAA GTGGGGCACGCGTTGCACCTTCAGCACCCGATCTTCAGATGCTACACGTATAGCGAGCGAGTGAAGACAGTCTGTCGCGAGCTCGGCTTCCAGGAGCCGGCTGTGGTGCAGTCcatgtatatttacaaaaacccCGGTATTGGAGGCGAAG TCACTCCGCATCAAGATGCGACATATCTATACACGGAACCGGTTCCTCCCATCGGCTTCTGGATAGCCCTGGAAGACGCCACGGTTCAGAACGGCTGCCTCTGGATGGTGCGAGGCTCCCACACGTCAGGGGTCCATCGGCGACTCATACGGAACCCGGATAAGACCAGCCCAGAGACTCTGATTTACGACCGGCCGGCACCCGTGTACCCGCAATCATGCTTCACTCCTATACCTGTTAGCAGAG GTACATGTGTCCTGATCCACGGTAACGTCGTGCACAAAAGTGCTCCCAACAAGTCTGAGAAGAGTCGCCACGCGTACACCTTCCACGTTATAGAAAAGAAGAACAACAAATTCTCAGAAGACAACTGGCTACAAGAAGGGGAGAAAGCACCTTTTGTTAACATATATACCACGCCGCAAatgatttaa